One segment of Bacteroides caecimuris DNA contains the following:
- a CDS encoding RNA polymerase sigma factor RpoD/SigA, whose product MRQLKITKSITNRESASLDKYLQEIGREDLITVEEEVELAQRIRKGDRVALEKLTRANLRFVVSVAKQYQNQGLSLPDLINEGNLGLIKAAEKFDETRGFKFISYAVWWIRQSILQALAEQSRIVRLPLNQVGSLNKISKAFSKFEQENERRPSPEELADELEIPVDKISDTLKVSGRHISVDAPFVEGEDNSLLDVLVNDDSPMADRSLVNESLAREIDRALSTLTDREKEIIQMFFGIGQQEMTLEEIGDKFGLTRERVRQIKEKAIRRLRQSNRSKLLKSYLG is encoded by the coding sequence GGACCTGATTACTGTCGAGGAAGAAGTGGAACTCGCTCAACGCATTCGTAAGGGTGACCGTGTGGCATTGGAGAAATTGACACGTGCCAATCTTCGTTTCGTCGTATCTGTGGCTAAACAGTACCAAAACCAGGGTTTGAGTTTGCCTGACTTGATTAATGAAGGCAATTTAGGACTGATTAAGGCTGCCGAGAAATTTGATGAGACACGTGGATTTAAGTTCATTAGCTACGCTGTATGGTGGATTCGCCAGTCTATTCTGCAAGCATTGGCAGAGCAGTCGCGTATTGTTCGTCTCCCGTTGAATCAGGTAGGTTCGTTGAATAAGATCAGCAAAGCCTTCTCGAAATTTGAACAGGAAAACGAGCGGCGTCCGTCTCCCGAGGAATTGGCAGACGAACTGGAAATTCCGGTTGATAAAATCTCTGATACGCTGAAGGTGTCCGGCCGTCATATTTCGGTGGATGCGCCTTTTGTGGAAGGAGAGGATAACAGCCTGTTGGATGTGTTGGTGAACGATGATTCGCCAATGGCTGACCGCTCTCTGGTTAATGAGTCTCTTGCGAGGGAAATTGATAGAGCTCTTTCTACGTTAACCGATAGAGAAAAAGAAATCATTCAGATGTTTTTCGGTATCGGACAACAAGAAATGACATTAGAAGAAATCGGCGATAAATTTGGCCTCACACGTGAGCGCGTTCGTCAGATTAAGGAAAAAGCAATTAGAAGACTTAGACAAAGTAATCGTAGTAAATTGCTCAAATCTTACTTGGGATAA